Proteins from one Ornithobacterium rhinotracheale genomic window:
- a CDS encoding ZIP family metal transporter, which yields MNIIFLIVAVALGAALGLVLGSNKLLNKLLLTFSGAYLLGVNIIEVFPSLYSSGSNSIKIGFFVLLGILIQIILEGITKGAEHGHLHNKNHETFPLSVFLGLFVHALIEGVPLHGINGQHLLWAILVHKIPVAMVLFIFLSKSKLSPIKIGIFMLLFALASPIGYVLGNYLPQHLLTYALALAAGVFLHISTVIIFESVEGHKLKFKKISMVILGFILAILLSH from the coding sequence ATGAATATTATTTTTTTGATTGTAGCCGTGGCTTTAGGAGCGGCATTAGGGCTTGTGCTAGGGAGCAATAAATTGCTCAACAAATTATTACTCACTTTCAGTGGGGCGTATTTGCTTGGAGTAAACATCATCGAGGTTTTTCCTAGCTTATATAGTTCTGGATCAAATTCGATTAAAATCGGTTTTTTTGTGCTTTTAGGAATTTTAATTCAAATCATTTTAGAAGGAATTACCAAAGGTGCTGAACACGGACATTTACACAATAAAAATCATGAAACATTCCCTTTGAGTGTTTTTCTCGGTCTTTTTGTTCATGCTTTGATTGAAGGAGTTCCCCTGCATGGTATAAATGGGCAACATCTACTCTGGGCTATTTTAGTACATAAAATTCCGGTAGCCATGGTACTATTTATTTTCTTGTCTAAATCTAAACTAAGCCCTATAAAAATTGGGATTTTCATGCTTTTATTTGCTTTAGCATCTCCTATAGGATATGTCTTAGGCAATTACCTACCACAACATCTGCTCACCTATGCTTTAGCTTTAGCCGCAGGTGTGTTTTTGCATATTTCGACTGTAATAATTTTTGAAAGTGTTGAAGGGCATAAACTTAAATTCAAAAAAATATCGATGGTGATTTTAGGTTTTATATTAGCTATATTGTTATCCCATTAA
- a CDS encoding DUF3467 domain-containing protein, whose protein sequence is MSENNQQQQNFDIEINNETASGTYSNLALINHSNTEFVVDFIQMMPGMPKPQVKSRIILTPYHAKRLAGALIENINRFESQFGEIKEPEAAPNFGVQGEA, encoded by the coding sequence ATGAGCGAAAATAACCAACAACAACAAAACTTTGATATAGAAATCAATAACGAAACAGCATCAGGCACTTATTCAAATTTGGCTTTGATCAATCATTCAAACACTGAGTTTGTGGTAGATTTCATCCAAATGATGCCAGGAATGCCTAAGCCACAAGTGAAATCAAGAATCATCTTGACTCCTTACCACGCTAAAAGATTAGCTGGGGCTTTGATTGAAAATATCAATCGTTTTGAATCTCAATTTGGTGAAATTAAAGAGCCAGAAGCTGCACCAAACTTTGGTGTTCAAGGTGAGGCTTAA
- a CDS encoding copper homeostasis protein CutC, giving the protein MKLEIACFDLESALIAALSPADRIEFCAGLNEGGTTPSAEDYLTLKKESKIPVYIMIRPRGGNFVYTADEIKQMIESIKAFNELGADGFVFGVLKEDGNIDVENCQKLVDACNGKPCSFHRAIDHTPNIIESVQKVIKLGFSTILTSGNCNSAPEGIEVLKQLQEQFGDQIDIMPGGGVRSSNIGEIAKIVKAPYYHSSAIKKGEKIANLEEIKALKDALKK; this is encoded by the coding sequence ATGAAATTAGAAATCGCATGTTTTGATTTAGAATCTGCGCTCATCGCAGCCCTTTCTCCCGCCGATCGTATTGAATTTTGTGCAGGACTGAACGAAGGGGGCACTACACCAAGCGCAGAAGATTATCTCACGCTAAAAAAGGAAAGCAAAATTCCTGTATATATTATGATTCGCCCAAGGGGTGGCAACTTTGTGTACACCGCAGATGAAATCAAACAAATGATTGAAAGCATCAAGGCTTTTAATGAATTAGGTGCCGATGGATTTGTGTTTGGTGTACTAAAAGAAGACGGCAACATCGATGTAGAAAATTGCCAAAAGCTTGTAGATGCATGCAATGGCAAACCTTGCAGTTTCCACCGAGCCATAGACCACACTCCCAACATCATAGAATCTGTGCAAAAAGTCATAAAATTAGGATTTTCAACGATTTTGACATCGGGCAATTGCAATTCGGCACCAGAAGGTATAGAAGTTTTAAAACAACTGCAGGAGCAATTTGGCGACCAAATCGATATCATGCCAGGTGGCGGTGTGCGCTCGTCTAATATTGGCGAAATTGCTAAGATTGTAAAAGCTCCTTATTATCATTCCTCTGCTATAAAAAAAGGCGAAAAAATCGCTAATTTAGAAGAGATCAAGGCATTAAAAGACGCCTTAAAAAAATAA
- the glgP gene encoding alpha-glucan family phosphorylase yields the protein MNQLPQAFRAPYEFDPKFKKSSVYFCMEFGIDQALKIYSGGLGFLAGSHMRSAYETKQNLIGIGILWKYGYYDQFKKEDRKMGVLFQEKIYHFLKDTNIKFTIKIAGHDVWVKAFYLEPDVFGTAPLFLLSTDLPENDYLAKSTTFRLYDSDPKAKIAQCMVLGLGGAKLLEELNYDPEVYHFNEAHALSAVFNWLPRLGKEKLKEKLVFTTHTPEEAGNEKHNIYELYEMGFFNGLPLDRVRELTGVEGDEFNHSLVALRLTRIANGVSKLHGEVSRHMWEGYEGVCPITHVTNAQNKKYWADKRLNKAKEDNNLDALIKRKKELKAYLFEEVADQNAKLFDPNVLTIVWARRFAEYKRADLITRDIEKFNELMKNTKQPVQLIIAGKPYPMDYNAIRQYDALVELSHGYKNMAVLAGYELNLSKKLKDGADIWLNNPRVTREASGTSGMTAAMNGAINLSTNDGWIREFNEMNPEALYTLPIIDWTLPHFEQDKIDRENLYKILQNEVLPLYYDRPEEWYKKVLISMNTVTPFFDSARMVSEYYTNIYNL from the coding sequence ATGAATCAATTACCACAAGCATTTCGTGCGCCGTATGAATTTGATCCTAAATTCAAAAAATCCTCTGTATATTTCTGTATGGAATTCGGAATAGATCAAGCTTTAAAAATCTATTCTGGAGGTCTAGGTTTTTTGGCAGGATCTCACATGAGAAGTGCTTATGAGACTAAACAAAATTTAATCGGAATTGGAATTCTTTGGAAATACGGATATTACGACCAATTTAAAAAAGAAGATCGAAAAATGGGGGTTCTTTTCCAAGAAAAAATTTACCATTTTTTAAAAGATACTAATATCAAATTCACTATTAAAATTGCTGGACACGATGTGTGGGTAAAAGCTTTTTACCTAGAACCTGATGTGTTTGGCACAGCACCTCTTTTCCTTTTAAGTACAGATTTACCAGAGAATGATTATTTGGCAAAATCTACTACTTTCAGACTTTACGATTCAGACCCTAAGGCTAAAATTGCCCAATGTATGGTACTAGGGCTTGGAGGGGCTAAATTATTGGAAGAATTGAACTACGACCCAGAAGTGTATCACTTCAACGAAGCTCATGCGCTTTCTGCCGTGTTTAATTGGTTGCCAAGACTAGGTAAAGAAAAATTAAAAGAAAAATTAGTTTTCACCACACACACACCAGAAGAAGCTGGAAACGAAAAACACAACATTTATGAACTTTATGAGATGGGATTCTTCAATGGATTACCTCTTGATAGAGTTCGTGAACTTACAGGGGTAGAGGGAGATGAATTTAACCACTCACTAGTTGCGCTTCGCTTAACAAGAATCGCTAATGGTGTTTCTAAATTACACGGAGAGGTTTCAAGACACATGTGGGAAGGCTATGAAGGAGTATGCCCGATTACACATGTTACCAATGCACAAAACAAAAAATACTGGGCTGATAAACGATTGAACAAAGCAAAAGAAGATAACAACCTTGACGCTCTAATCAAACGAAAAAAAGAATTAAAAGCTTACTTATTTGAAGAAGTAGCGGATCAAAATGCTAAATTATTTGACCCTAATGTTTTAACCATCGTTTGGGCAAGACGCTTTGCAGAATATAAAAGAGCTGATTTAATTACTCGCGACATTGAAAAATTCAACGAGTTGATGAAAAATACTAAACAACCCGTTCAATTAATCATCGCAGGGAAACCTTACCCTATGGATTATAACGCAATTCGCCAATACGATGCGCTTGTAGAATTAAGCCACGGATACAAAAATATGGCGGTACTTGCAGGATATGAATTAAATCTTTCTAAAAAATTGAAAGACGGTGCAGATATCTGGCTAAATAACCCGCGTGTAACCCGTGAAGCATCTGGAACTAGTGGTATGACTGCGGCTATGAACGGAGCCATAAACCTATCTACCAACGATGGATGGATTCGTGAATTCAACGAAATGAATCCAGAGGCACTCTACACCCTCCCTATCATCGACTGGACATTGCCACACTTTGAACAAGATAAAATTGATAGAGAAAATCTTTACAAAATCTTGCAAAATGAAGTATTACCGCTCTACTATGACAGACCAGAGGAATGGTACAAAAAAGTTCTTATAAGTATGAATACTGTAACCCCATTCTTTGACTCTGCTCGTATGGTCAGTGAGTATTACACTAATATTTACAATCTTTAA
- the rny gene encoding ribonuclease Y, with the protein MEYIIIGTIGLLLGALIAYVLTKKQVDNRGELLYNEAKQKADALEKEANRLKLEAESKLKEANTEGESIKKEKILQAKEKFLELKAQHEDSVNQREKKISDREKIIKEKEHKLNEGLAELKKNRKSLTSEIEVFEERRTALHRKIDEVNANHKRQVELLEKISGYSADEAREELVQSLKDEAKTKAQAHIQEIMDEANMNAREEARKIVIQSIQRIGTEQAVENAVSVFNLENDDIKGRIIGREGRNIRAIEAATGVEIIVDDTPEAIVLSCFDPIRREIARLSMHKLVTDGRIHPGRIEEVVAKTTKQIEEEIVNVGKKTVIDLGIHGLNPELIRIIGRMKYRSSYGQNLLQHSREVAHIAGTLAAELGLNAKLAKRAGLLHDIGKVPEQESELPHAILGMQWAEKFGENPEVVNAIGAHHDEIEMTSLLSPIIQVADAISGARPGARRQVVESYIQRLKDLENTALGFEGVQKAYAIQAGRELRVMVDCDKVDDTRANELSFLITDKIQNEMTYPGQVKVTVIRETRAINIAK; encoded by the coding sequence ATGGAATACATAATAATAGGAACTATAGGACTGCTGCTAGGTGCATTGATAGCCTATGTACTCACTAAAAAACAAGTAGATAATAGAGGGGAACTCCTTTACAATGAAGCGAAGCAAAAAGCAGACGCTTTAGAAAAAGAAGCCAATCGCTTAAAACTTGAAGCAGAAAGTAAACTTAAAGAAGCTAATACTGAAGGCGAAAGCATTAAAAAAGAGAAGATTTTACAAGCTAAAGAGAAATTTTTAGAATTAAAAGCTCAGCATGAAGATTCCGTAAATCAAAGGGAAAAGAAAATTTCTGATCGTGAGAAAATCATCAAAGAAAAAGAACACAAACTAAACGAAGGTTTAGCAGAGCTTAAGAAAAATAGAAAATCACTCACCTCTGAAATCGAAGTTTTTGAAGAAAGAAGAACAGCCTTGCATCGCAAAATAGATGAGGTAAATGCCAATCACAAGCGTCAAGTAGAATTGTTAGAAAAAATATCAGGATATTCTGCAGATGAGGCACGTGAGGAATTAGTTCAATCATTGAAAGATGAGGCTAAAACTAAAGCTCAAGCTCACATCCAAGAGATTATGGATGAGGCTAATATGAATGCTCGTGAAGAAGCTCGCAAAATCGTAATTCAATCGATTCAGCGTATCGGAACCGAGCAAGCAGTAGAAAATGCTGTTTCTGTTTTTAACCTTGAAAACGATGATATTAAAGGTAGAATCATTGGGCGAGAAGGTAGAAACATCCGCGCCATTGAAGCAGCTACTGGAGTGGAAATCATTGTAGATGATACGCCAGAGGCAATCGTGCTTTCGTGTTTTGACCCAATCCGTAGAGAAATTGCTCGCTTGTCGATGCATAAACTCGTAACCGATGGTAGAATTCACCCAGGTAGAATCGAGGAGGTTGTAGCAAAAACGACTAAACAAATCGAGGAAGAAATCGTGAATGTAGGTAAAAAAACCGTGATTGATTTAGGTATTCATGGTTTAAATCCAGAGTTGATTCGTATCATTGGGCGTATGAAATACCGTTCTTCTTATGGGCAAAACTTGTTGCAACACTCACGCGAAGTAGCGCACATTGCAGGAACTTTGGCCGCAGAATTAGGGCTAAATGCTAAATTAGCTAAACGCGCAGGATTGTTACACGATATAGGGAAAGTACCAGAGCAAGAATCAGAATTGCCACACGCAATTTTGGGTATGCAATGGGCAGAAAAATTTGGAGAAAATCCAGAAGTGGTAAACGCCATTGGGGCACACCACGACGAAATCGAAATGACATCATTGCTTTCGCCAATTATCCAAGTGGCAGATGCCATAAGTGGTGCAAGACCAGGTGCAAGACGCCAAGTTGTAGAATCATATATTCAGCGTTTGAAAGATTTGGAAAACACCGCTTTAGGATTCGAAGGAGTGCAAAAAGCCTATGCAATCCAAGCAGGTAGAGAGCTTCGTGTTATGGTAGATTGCGACAAGGTTGACGATACTAGAGCCAACGAGCTTTCATTCTTGATTACCGATAAAATTCAAAACGAAATGACTTATCCAGGGCAAGTGAAAGTTACGGTAATTCGTGAAACGCGCGCCATAAACATTGCTAAATAA
- a CDS encoding monovalent cation:proton antiporter-2 (CPA2) family protein, whose protein sequence is MDSFLLQAIIYLAAAILCVPLAKKLGLSSVLGYIFAGMLIGPYILGWIGQKGEDLMHFAEFGVVMMLFLVGLELEPAKFWKMRKFILGMGSIQLALTATVLTILMITLIGWSVQTSIAIALALTMSSTAIVLQTLSEKNLNNTSAARSSFAVLLFQDIAVIPILALIPLLAVSGASLKAENSAVITEGLPNWLQTIIVIGSIGLITLAGKYIIEPLLRIIAKTRLQELFTASALLLVMGVSYLMEMVGLSPALGAFIAGVVLANSEFKHELEGDIEPFKGLLLGLFFIGVGASVNFPLIMKHPWFVLIFVLILTAVKFFILFLIGKIYKKSWDQNLLFAFALSQAGEFGFVIMSFSRQLEIINRETSDIVMAIIAISMLLTPFLLLFNERVLEPKIGTKFKTKRKEEVFSEEIQRPSEVVIAGFGHFGGTIGRMLKTNNITPTILDHDSERVDILRKMGYEVYYGDATRVEVLKAAKLEEAKLFIAAVDNPEVNLQLMDVVRKNFPHVKVMTRARNRNDAYQFIDLGIKDFYRDTLYSAVTLGVDALVSLGLRKYTATRQGYRFIKYDIETTKKLAAKRHDKKAYFSTLKKEIETQEELLKNDLFVLEAAADHSWERDYLKEENE, encoded by the coding sequence TTGGATAGTTTTTTACTACAAGCCATTATCTATTTAGCGGCAGCGATTTTGTGCGTGCCTTTGGCTAAAAAATTAGGGTTAAGCTCTGTTTTGGGCTACATTTTTGCGGGAATGCTCATCGGCCCATATATTTTGGGATGGATTGGGCAAAAGGGAGAAGATTTAATGCACTTTGCGGAGTTTGGCGTAGTGATGATGTTATTTTTGGTAGGATTGGAATTAGAGCCTGCCAAATTCTGGAAAATGCGGAAATTCATCTTGGGCATGGGCTCCATCCAGTTGGCGCTCACCGCGACAGTGCTTACAATCCTTATGATCACACTCATCGGGTGGAGTGTGCAAACTTCCATTGCTATTGCGCTGGCGCTTACTATGTCGTCTACAGCAATTGTTTTACAGACCCTTAGCGAAAAGAATTTAAATAACACATCTGCCGCTCGTTCATCGTTTGCCGTATTATTGTTTCAAGATATTGCCGTAATCCCAATTTTGGCCTTAATTCCATTGTTGGCCGTTTCGGGAGCGAGTCTTAAGGCTGAAAATTCGGCCGTAATTACAGAAGGCTTGCCCAACTGGCTCCAAACCATTATTGTGATTGGCTCCATTGGGCTAATCACTTTAGCTGGGAAATACATCATCGAGCCACTACTTAGAATTATAGCTAAAACACGATTGCAAGAACTATTTACCGCTTCTGCCCTGCTTTTAGTTATGGGAGTTTCTTACTTAATGGAAATGGTAGGCTTGTCTCCTGCGCTTGGTGCATTTATCGCGGGAGTAGTTTTGGCAAACTCCGAATTTAAACATGAATTAGAAGGCGATATTGAGCCATTTAAAGGTTTGCTTTTGGGCTTATTCTTCATCGGTGTAGGAGCCTCTGTAAACTTCCCGTTGATTATGAAACATCCGTGGTTTGTATTAATTTTTGTATTGATTTTAACCGCTGTTAAATTTTTCATTCTCTTTTTAATCGGAAAAATTTATAAAAAATCTTGGGATCAAAATCTATTGTTTGCCTTTGCCTTGAGCCAAGCTGGGGAATTTGGTTTTGTAATTATGAGTTTCTCTCGCCAATTAGAAATCATCAATCGAGAAACTTCGGACATCGTGATGGCGATTATTGCCATCAGTATGCTTTTGACACCGTTTTTATTGTTGTTCAACGAACGCGTTTTAGAACCAAAGATTGGCACTAAATTCAAAACAAAACGAAAAGAAGAAGTCTTCTCCGAAGAAATTCAACGTCCAAGCGAAGTGGTGATTGCAGGATTTGGACATTTTGGAGGAACCATTGGGCGTATGCTTAAAACCAATAATATTACACCTACGATTCTTGACCACGACTCAGAACGCGTAGATATTTTGCGTAAGATGGGCTATGAAGTGTACTATGGAGATGCAACGCGTGTAGAAGTTCTAAAAGCGGCTAAATTAGAGGAGGCTAAACTTTTCATCGCGGCAGTAGATAACCCAGAGGTAAACTTGCAGCTAATGGATGTTGTGCGCAAAAACTTCCCACATGTTAAGGTTATGACTCGAGCTAGAAACAGAAACGACGCCTATCAATTCATTGATTTAGGTATTAAGGATTTTTATCGCGACACGCTCTATTCTGCAGTAACACTCGGTGTTGATGCACTAGTATCTCTTGGTTTAAGAAAATACACTGCCACTCGACAAGGATACCGATTTATAAAATACGATATTGAAACTACTAAAAAATTAGCAGCAAAACGACATGATAAAAAAGCTTATTTTTCAACATTAAAAAAGGAAATTGAAACTCAAGAAGAATTACTTAAAAATGATTTATTTGTGCTTGAGGCAGCTGCAGACCATTCATGGGAAAGAGATTATTTGAAGGAAGAAAATGAGTAA
- a CDS encoding head GIN domain-containing protein, producing MKKGIWLILVASLLMISCGVESFITIKGNGQIVQENYKFTDFEKLNISGSIDVVYHKSSSYSAKVTADENIQPYVLIAERNKTLDIKLKSGSYSYKKLLVEVYAPDLSVVDLKGSGDFKANDKITTNEFWGSISGSGNFKGNLNCEKIKMSISGSGDIQIEGETHDLIVDISGSGNFDGKKLQSKIADIKVSGSGDASVFVTESLNAAINGSGDIRYLGDPHFSTKILGSGSVHKL from the coding sequence ATGAAAAAAGGAATTTGGCTCATTTTGGTTGCTTCACTTTTGATGATTTCGTGTGGAGTTGAGTCTTTTATTACTATTAAAGGGAACGGACAAATCGTTCAAGAAAATTATAAATTCACCGATTTTGAAAAACTGAATATTTCGGGAAGTATAGATGTAGTCTACCACAAGAGCAGTAGCTACAGTGCAAAAGTCACTGCCGATGAAAACATTCAGCCGTATGTATTAATTGCAGAGCGTAATAAAACTTTAGATATAAAATTAAAATCAGGCTCTTATTCCTACAAGAAACTTTTGGTAGAAGTCTATGCCCCTGATTTGTCGGTGGTGGATTTAAAAGGTTCGGGCGATTTCAAAGCCAATGATAAAATCACAACCAACGAATTTTGGGGATCCATTTCGGGTTCTGGAAATTTTAAAGGAAATTTAAATTGCGAAAAAATAAAGATGAGCATCTCGGGTTCTGGCGATATTCAGATAGAAGGCGAAACACATGATTTAATTGTAGATATCTCGGGTTCGGGAAATTTCGACGGGAAAAAACTACAAAGTAAAATTGCAGATATTAAGGTTTCTGGTTCGGGTGATGCATCAGTTTTTGTAACAGAATCTCTCAATGCGGCTATAAATGGCTCGGGTGATATTCGTTATTTGGGCGATCCTCATTTTAGTACAAAAATTTTAGGTTCGGGAAGCGTTCATAAATTATAA
- a CDS encoding cell division protein ZapA — protein sequence MRVKVTVADRNYPMVASPDEEEILRATGRKINELIKNFEEKYSVKDKQDALAMCALQYVAKDLARQKEQSEVDAKLNQNLESLTQEILQNL from the coding sequence GTGAGAGTTAAAGTAACCGTAGCTGATAGAAATTATCCTATGGTGGCGAGCCCAGACGAAGAAGAGATTTTACGAGCCACTGGGAGAAAGATTAATGAGTTGATTAAAAATTTTGAGGAAAAATATAGTGTCAAAGACAAGCAAGATGCGCTAGCCATGTGTGCCTTGCAATATGTAGCAAAAGATTTAGCGAGACAAAAAGAACAAAGCGAAGTAGATGCAAAATTGAACCAAAACCTTGAGTCTCTTACGCAAGAAATACTTCAAAATTTATAA
- a CDS encoding NAD(P)H-dependent oxidoreductase, which yields MKHNKILILFAHPLYEKSRANKILNQNIPNSDYFTFHDLYECYPNFEVDIAREQELLLAHDIIIWQHPLYWYSCPALLKQWIDMVLVYDWAYGERGAALKGKTLLQVITTGGSRENYCPTGLEKHTIPDLLEPFSQTALMCGMRYLPPFVFHDVNNVPKEVLEEKGERYGILLDYISKYRIFDSELEDFIYLNDWFQHKIQ from the coding sequence ATGAAACATAATAAAATTTTAATTCTTTTTGCTCATCCTTTGTACGAGAAATCCAGAGCTAACAAGATACTTAACCAGAATATCCCCAACTCTGATTATTTTACATTTCATGATTTATATGAATGTTACCCCAACTTTGAAGTAGATATTGCACGAGAGCAAGAATTACTTTTGGCACACGATATCATCATTTGGCAACACCCATTATATTGGTATTCGTGCCCAGCCCTTTTAAAACAGTGGATAGACATGGTTTTAGTTTATGATTGGGCTTATGGAGAGAGAGGTGCTGCACTAAAGGGAAAAACACTTTTGCAAGTAATCACCACAGGTGGCTCTAGAGAAAACTATTGCCCTACGGGATTAGAAAAACATACTATTCCAGATTTGCTTGAGCCTTTTTCTCAAACGGCACTTATGTGCGGTATGCGTTATTTACCTCCCTTTGTATTTCACGATGTAAACAATGTACCTAAAGAAGTTTTGGAAGAAAAAGGAGAGCGATATGGCATTTTGCTCGATTACATCTCAAAATACAGAATTTTTGATTCGGAATTAGAAGATTTCATATATTTAAACGACTGGTTTCAACATAAAATACAATAA
- a CDS encoding GH3 auxin-responsive promoter family protein, with protein sequence MVTIVNKIASFVVNSYVNKVEEIRTQPIEAQQRVFKYLIERGKKTEYGQKFDFKNIKTYEDFRAKVPVVIYEELEPEIERARRGTADVLWPGKVQWFAKSSGTTNAKSKFIPITKESLEQNHFTSGKMLFANYLQNHPDTAMFTKKNLRIGGSADLYQEYGTKYGDLSAIMIDNLPFWADYMNTPNKEISLLSDWNVKLDAIAQAVIKEGVGSLTGVPSWMLVLLNHCLSLTGKEHLHEIWPDLEVFFHGGISFKPYLKNYEEICGKEMRYYEIYNASEGYFSMQDLPDSKDMLLMLNTGIFFEFIPMEEGALNARKAVPLQEVELNKNYAIVISTIGGLWRYMIGDTVKFKSINPYRIVVSGRTKHYINAFGEEIIIENAEEALDFASNETGAKIKEYTGAPIFMHDKEKGAHEWVIEFEREPNDFEQFKILFDQKLKEINSDYEAKRYNNMTLNFPSIHMGRKDLFYDWMESRGKLGGQNKVPRLCNDREYIDPLLRLNQTES encoded by the coding sequence ATGGTAACAATCGTAAATAAAATCGCATCTTTTGTCGTTAATTCTTATGTCAATAAGGTAGAAGAGATACGCACGCAGCCCATCGAGGCGCAGCAGCGTGTATTTAAATATTTGATAGAGAGAGGAAAGAAAACCGAATACGGACAAAAGTTTGATTTTAAAAACATTAAAACTTACGAGGATTTTAGAGCTAAAGTTCCCGTAGTGATTTACGAGGAATTGGAACCTGAAATCGAGCGTGCACGCCGTGGTACAGCCGATGTGCTCTGGCCAGGAAAGGTGCAATGGTTTGCAAAATCTTCAGGTACTACCAATGCCAAAAGTAAATTTATCCCAATTACCAAAGAATCCTTAGAACAAAACCATTTCACTTCAGGCAAAATGCTTTTTGCCAATTATTTACAAAACCATCCAGATACCGCAATGTTTACCAAAAAGAATTTGCGCATCGGGGGAAGTGCAGATTTATACCAAGAATACGGCACAAAATACGGCGATTTGTCTGCAATTATGATTGATAATTTGCCATTTTGGGCAGATTATATGAACACGCCAAACAAAGAAATTTCACTACTTAGCGATTGGAATGTAAAACTTGACGCCATTGCGCAAGCGGTGATTAAGGAAGGGGTAGGCTCGCTCACGGGCGTTCCGTCGTGGATGCTGGTGTTGCTCAACCATTGTTTAAGCCTTACGGGAAAGGAGCATTTACACGAGATTTGGCCAGATTTGGAAGTGTTTTTTCACGGAGGAATCAGTTTTAAGCCTTATTTAAAAAACTACGAAGAAATTTGTGGAAAAGAGATGAGGTATTACGAAATTTATAACGCGTCTGAGGGCTATTTTTCTATGCAAGATTTGCCCGATAGCAAGGACATGCTTTTGATGTTAAACACAGGGATTTTCTTCGAATTTATCCCTATGGAAGAAGGTGCGCTGAATGCGCGAAAAGCCGTTCCATTGCAAGAAGTAGAGCTAAATAAAAACTATGCAATTGTGATTTCTACCATCGGCGGATTGTGGCGTTATATGATTGGCGATACTGTGAAATTTAAATCAATTAATCCGTATAGGATCGTTGTTTCTGGTCGCACCAAACACTATATCAATGCCTTTGGCGAAGAAATTATTATAGAAAATGCAGAGGAAGCGTTGGATTTTGCGTCCAACGAAACGGGGGCTAAAATTAAAGAATACACGGGTGCACCGATTTTTATGCACGACAAAGAAAAAGGAGCACATGAATGGGTGATTGAATTTGAGCGAGAGCCAAACGATTTTGAGCAGTTTAAAATTCTTTTTGACCAAAAGCTGAAAGAAATAAATTCGGACTATGAGGCAAAACGCTACAACAACATGACTTTGAATTTCCCGAGCATTCACATGGGGCGAAAAGATTTATTTTACGACTGGATGGAAAGCCGAGGCAAATTGGGCGGACAAAATAAAGTGCCACGCCTTTGTAACGACCGAGAGTATATAGACCCGCTATTACGCCTAAACCAAACAGAATCTTGA